TTCATCGGCATCGAACGTAAGCGTCATCGTTTCGATCTGCCCGATTTTCGCCGCAATCATTGCGCAGATTTTTTTGCATGAAAAACACGTCACGCCTTTTTTTATCGCAGGTTTTATCATCGCGATTTCAGGTGTCGCGCTCGTAAGCTTTAACGGAGCGGCGGAATTCCACTTAAAACCGAAAGGCGATCTGCTCGCGCTCGGTTCCGCAGTTTCATGGGGATTTTATACGCTCTTCGTCACGAAGATCAACGCGCTGCGTCTTAACAAATTGGCGGTCGTACGGCGCATATTTTTTTATGCGCTCATCTTTATGGCGCCGCTCGTACTCTTCGGCGCATTGTCTCCGCTTGCAAAAAACCATAATAATTTTTTTGTAAGCTTCGATGCGGCCGTCAATACGGCCCGATTCGCAAAACCGCTCAACTGGGTTAACCTGCTCTTTCTCGGCGTCGCCGCGTCCGCGCTCTGCTTTGCCGCGTGGAACACCGCATGCGATAAGCTCGGCGCCGTCCGCGCGACCGTCGGCATCTATTTGATTCCCGTTGTAACGATCGTGTTTGCGTATTTCGTACTCGGTGAGCGGATCACCGCATTGAGCACAGCGGGCGTCCTGCTTACGATTTGCGGACTTGTGCTGTCGAATAAAAAAACGAAAAGGCAAATGTAACAGGCTTCCGAAAGGCAAATGAAGTAAGGATCGCATCACGGGGTAAAACTAA
This Treponema socranskii subsp. buccale DNA region includes the following protein-coding sequences:
- a CDS encoding DMT family transporter codes for the protein MFENRGSQKSKSLTGFFCAAFSIFVWGITFVCTKSLLKDFSALEILVIRFLFAYAMLWILCPHPLKLERKKDERLFVAAGLSGVAVYQFLENIAIMFSSASNVSVIVSICPIFAAIIAQIFLHEKHVTPFFIAGFIIAISGVALVSFNGAAEFHLKPKGDLLALGSAVSWGFYTLFVTKINALRLNKLAVVRRIFFYALIFMAPLVLFGALSPLAKNHNNFFVSFDAAVNTARFAKPLNWVNLLFLGVAASALCFAAWNTACDKLGAVRATVGIYLIPVVTIVFAYFVLGERITALSTAGVLLTICGLVLSNKKTKRQM